In Clostridium sp. DL-VIII, the following proteins share a genomic window:
- a CDS encoding dipeptide ABC transporter ATP-binding protein: protein MEAKKEVILEVKDLCKYFHAKKGIFGGNSYVKAVDRVSFTLNKGETLGLVGESGCGKTTTGRTILKLYEPTSGQIIFNGKDITKSSVKEMVPLRKEMQMIFQDPYASLDPRMTVGDIIGEAIDIHKLLTGEERTERIRSLLSKVGLAGDHINRYPHEFSGGQRQRIGIARALAVEPSLIVCDEPISALDVSIQAQVINMLEELQEELGLTYLFIAHDLSMVKHISTHIGVMYLGRMVERGESNKVYSEALHPYTQALLSAVPIPDPDIAKNNKRIVLEGDIPSPIDPPPGCRFKGRCRCAKPICSEIDPELKEVKPGHFVACHLYD from the coding sequence GTGGAAGCTAAAAAAGAAGTAATCTTAGAAGTTAAAGACTTATGCAAATACTTCCATGCAAAGAAGGGCATATTTGGTGGGAATAGTTATGTTAAGGCAGTAGATAGAGTTTCTTTTACACTTAATAAGGGAGAAACTTTAGGACTTGTTGGAGAATCTGGATGCGGTAAGACTACTACAGGAAGAACAATATTGAAACTTTATGAGCCAACGTCAGGACAAATAATATTTAATGGAAAAGATATTACAAAAAGTTCTGTAAAAGAAATGGTTCCATTAAGAAAAGAAATGCAAATGATTTTCCAAGATCCATATGCATCATTAGACCCAAGAATGACTGTCGGAGATATAATTGGAGAAGCAATTGATATTCATAAATTGCTAACAGGTGAAGAGAGAACTGAAAGAATAAGAAGTCTATTGTCGAAAGTTGGTCTTGCAGGAGATCATATAAATAGATATCCTCATGAATTTTCAGGAGGACAAAGACAAAGAATTGGTATAGCAAGAGCTCTTGCCGTAGAACCATCATTAATAGTCTGTGATGAACCAATTTCGGCTCTTGATGTTTCTATACAGGCACAGGTTATAAACATGCTTGAAGAACTTCAAGAAGAATTAGGATTAACTTATTTGTTTATAGCCCATGACCTTTCAATGGTTAAACATATATCAACTCATATTGGAGTTATGTATCTTGGAAGAATGGTTGAAAGAGGAGAAAGTAATAAGGTGTATTCAGAAGCTTTACATCCATACACTCAAGCATTACTTTCAGCTGTACCTATACCAGATCCAGATATAGCAAAGAATAACAAAAGAATAGTATTAGAAGGTGATATACCATCACCTATAGATCCTCCACCAGGATGTAGATTTAAAGGTAGATGCAGATGTGCTAAACCAATCTGTTCAGAGATTGATCCTGAATTAAAGGAAGTTAAACCGGGGCATTTTGTGGCATGTCATTTATATGACTAA
- a CDS encoding ABC transporter ATP-binding protein yields the protein MEKLLEVKNLETSFKTSAGEVHAVRGVTFDLEKGEALGIVGESGCGKSVTMMSIMRLLADNGRLAGGEIYFNGKNLSDVKESMMENIRGNDIGMIFQDPMTSLNPVYTIGDQLMEPLLKHKKVSKAEARKEAIKMLGMVGIPSPEKRMKQYPHEFSGGMRQRAMIAMSLICQPKLIIADEPTTALDVTIQAQILDLMKDLKEKLDTAIILITHDLGVVADVCSRINVMYGGIIVETGTTEDIFYRGKHPYTWGLLRSVPNPKEDVKERLIPIEGQPPDLLNPPVGCPFAARCDYAMKICIQKQPPLFELGEKHQAACWLCHQDAPKVESPIRRMK from the coding sequence ATGGAAAAATTATTAGAAGTAAAAAACTTAGAAACCTCCTTCAAAACCAGTGCAGGTGAAGTGCATGCAGTAAGAGGTGTAACATTTGACCTAGAAAAAGGAGAAGCATTAGGTATAGTTGGAGAATCAGGTTGTGGTAAAAGTGTTACTATGATGTCAATAATGAGATTGCTGGCTGATAACGGAAGACTTGCAGGAGGGGAAATATACTTTAATGGTAAGAATCTTTCTGATGTTAAGGAATCAATGATGGAAAATATAAGAGGTAATGACATAGGAATGATATTCCAAGATCCTATGACATCTTTGAATCCGGTATATACAATTGGAGATCAATTGATGGAACCTCTATTAAAACATAAAAAAGTAAGTAAGGCAGAAGCGAGAAAAGAAGCTATAAAAATGCTTGGAATGGTCGGAATACCAAGTCCGGAAAAGAGAATGAAGCAATATCCTCATGAATTTTCAGGTGGTATGAGACAAAGAGCAATGATTGCTATGAGCTTAATTTGTCAGCCTAAGCTTATCATAGCCGATGAACCTACAACAGCGTTAGATGTTACAATTCAAGCTCAAATCCTTGATTTGATGAAAGACTTAAAGGAAAAGCTTGATACGGCAATAATATTAATAACTCATGATTTGGGAGTAGTTGCGGACGTATGTTCGAGAATAAATGTAATGTATGGTGGAATAATAGTAGAGACAGGAACTACTGAGGATATATTCTATAGAGGAAAGCATCCATATACTTGGGGACTTTTAAGAAGTGTTCCAAACCCTAAGGAAGATGTTAAAGAAAGACTTATTCCAATTGAAGGGCAGCCACCAGATTTATTAAATCCACCAGTTGGATGTCCATTTGCTGCTAGATGCGATTATGCTATGAAAATTTGCATTCAAAAGCAGCCACCGTTATTTGAATTGGGAGAAAAGCATCAGGCAGCATGCTGGTTATGTCATCAAGATGCACCAAAAGTTGAATCACCTATAAGGAGGATGAAGTAG
- a CDS encoding ABC transporter permease: protein MENQIKIEKELFTPLSAEEKKVNVIVRPSVGYWKDAWMRLKRDKMALMSLMVVIAIVLAAIIVPMLSKYDYAANDLSQTYLPPSAEHWFGTDNLGRDLFVRNFYGARYSLLIAVFSAIINLFIGVLYGGIAGYFGGKVDAVLMRIVDVIYSIPLTIYVIIFMAILNKPGSSGSGLLTIVLGLSITYWISMARIIRGDVLQLKQQEFVLAAKSLGASNIRILARHLIPNCIGSIMVTLTLLIPQAVFAEAFLSFIGLGIAAPRASLGTLANEAMQGIYTYPYQLLFPAAMICLIILCFNLFGDGLSQALDPKNKR, encoded by the coding sequence ATGGAAAATCAAATTAAAATAGAAAAGGAATTATTTACTCCTCTAAGTGCAGAAGAAAAAAAAGTAAATGTAATTGTCAGACCTAGTGTAGGATATTGGAAAGATGCTTGGATGAGATTAAAAAGAGATAAAATGGCACTTATGTCTTTAATGGTAGTAATAGCAATAGTTTTAGCTGCAATTATTGTTCCTATGTTATCGAAGTATGATTATGCAGCAAATGATTTATCGCAAACATATTTACCACCTTCTGCAGAACATTGGTTTGGAACAGATAATCTTGGAAGAGATTTATTTGTAAGAAATTTTTATGGTGCAAGATATTCATTATTGATTGCTGTTTTTTCAGCTATTATAAACTTATTTATTGGTGTATTATATGGCGGAATAGCAGGTTACTTCGGAGGAAAAGTAGATGCTGTATTAATGAGAATAGTGGATGTAATATATTCAATCCCATTAACTATATACGTAATAATATTTATGGCTATTTTAAATAAACCAGGATCTTCTGGAAGTGGACTTCTTACAATTGTTTTGGGACTCTCCATAACATATTGGATTAGTATGGCCAGAATAATAAGAGGTGATGTACTTCAATTAAAGCAACAGGAATTTGTTCTTGCGGCAAAATCTTTAGGAGCATCAAATATTCGAATATTAGCAAGACACTTAATTCCAAACTGTATAGGATCAATAATGGTTACATTAACTCTATTAATTCCACAAGCTGTATTTGCAGAAGCATTCTTAAGCTTTATAGGTCTTGGAATTGCAGCACCAAGAGCATCTCTTGGAACTTTAGCTAATGAAGCAATGCAGGGAATTTACACTTATCCTTATCAATTATTATTTCCAGCAGCCATGATCTGTTTAATAATATTATGTTTTAACCTTTTTGGTGATGGATTAAGTCAGGCATTAGATCCAAAGAATAAGAGATAG
- a CDS encoding ABC transporter permease — MLKYIGKRFLISLLTIWVVITATFFLMRLMPGGPFDGDKMLAQVKANMEAKYGLDKSLPEQYAMYLKNLTHGDFGESMVFPGREVSDTITKSFPASAEIGAVAIIMSIVGGILLGTLAALKNGRWPDRLVVFLATLCITIPSFVIGAVLIYVVGVKFELLPPTGFGEWKNDIMPAIALGAASLSFITRLTRSKLIDVLKADYIRTAKAKGLSRTTIIFKHGLRNSLIPIVTYVGPLIADILTGAFVTEKIFAIPGLGNEFVQSVSNRDYSMLLGVTVFYCSMLIFFTFIVDILYVLIDPRIKLQNAEV; from the coding sequence ATGTTAAAATATATTGGAAAGAGATTTCTTATAAGCCTGTTAACAATATGGGTTGTAATAACAGCAACATTTTTTCTAATGAGGCTTATGCCTGGGGGTCCATTTGATGGAGATAAGATGTTGGCTCAAGTTAAGGCGAATATGGAAGCAAAATATGGACTTGATAAGTCTTTACCAGAGCAATATGCTATGTATTTGAAAAATTTGACTCATGGAGACTTTGGTGAATCAATGGTTTTCCCAGGAAGAGAAGTATCAGATACAATAACTAAGTCATTCCCAGCATCGGCTGAAATAGGTGCAGTAGCAATAATTATGTCGATAGTAGGAGGGATACTGCTTGGAACACTTGCGGCGCTTAAAAATGGAAGATGGCCGGATAGGCTGGTGGTGTTCTTGGCAACTCTTTGTATTACAATACCAAGCTTTGTAATAGGTGCAGTATTAATCTATGTGGTGGGTGTTAAGTTTGAATTATTACCACCAACAGGGTTCGGTGAATGGAAAAATGATATTATGCCAGCTATAGCATTGGGGGCAGCATCATTATCATTTATCACAAGACTTACGAGAAGTAAATTAATAGATGTTTTAAAGGCAGATTATATAAGAACTGCAAAAGCTAAAGGTCTAAGTAGGACAACTATTATATTTAAGCATGGCTTAAGGAATTCATTAATTCCAATAGTAACATATGTTGGACCATTAATAGCCGATATATTAACAGGGGCATTTGTAACTGAAAAAATTTTTGCAATACCGGGACTTGGCAATGAATTTGTTCAGTCAGTCTCAAATAGAGATTATAGTATGCTCCTTGGAGTAACTGTGTTCTATTGTTCAATGTTAATATTTTTTACATTCATAGTAGATATACTATATGTATTAATTGATCCTAGAATAAAATTACAAAATGCAGAAGTTTAG
- a CDS encoding M13 family metallopeptidase codes for MKKIKKLRVAASMAIFTLIMSLSSYTVAFADETSTGSKNQEIRLQDDFYDAINNNWLNSAKIEQGKSTESTFEDVNDKVENQIKDIINGLIANKSQYGENSDEKKIINLYNNTLNVGARNTEGIKPVKDILDEIKAAQTIDDITKMWSDKKIMNSTIQFSVERDIKNVSTNILYIDSTVLSLGDSDEYTKPTEIIAKTKKLTEDYYNKLLVLSGYSQEEAKTKVDNMFKFEGMIAENIMGRQEKAASTNLIDTIYNEYTLSELNNLAPNLNLPVVMKDLGVDKANKIILEDPKWLKAFNDMYTQENLPLIKNYMEIVNLVNASDYLSEDFENANKEYANELLGISGATPKEDDAVSNVNSMMGMAIGKIYAERYVSQKTKEDVESMVKEVVDVYKKRINNLDWMSEATKKNAIDKLDKLNIRIGYPDKWVDYSKVDIKSYEEGGSLFDNAISLRISAQDEKFNKINQPVDKNDDFKPQTVNAFYGPTENAIIIPGGIIQGHFYDPNASKETNLGGIGVIIGHEISHAFDNTGAQYDADGNLKNWWTDEDYKEFTKRTQKVVNFYSQIEALPGEMLDGNITAGENIADIGGASCLLDILAGMDKPDYKTFFQSYAVTWRQITTKEYAEYALKVDVHSPNKVRVNAVLAQFQKFYDTYGITEKDGMYIKPEDRVGIW; via the coding sequence ATGAAAAAAATAAAGAAATTAAGAGTAGCAGCAAGTATGGCAATATTCACGCTAATCATGTCCTTATCTTCATATACTGTTGCATTTGCAGATGAAACAAGTACTGGGAGCAAAAATCAGGAGATTAGGCTGCAAGATGATTTTTATGATGCAATAAACAACAATTGGCTTAATTCTGCAAAGATTGAACAAGGTAAATCAACTGAATCTACTTTTGAGGATGTTAATGATAAGGTGGAAAATCAAATAAAGGACATAATAAATGGGCTGATTGCTAATAAAAGCCAGTATGGTGAAAATAGCGATGAAAAGAAAATAATAAATTTATATAATAATACTCTGAATGTGGGAGCAAGAAATACAGAAGGTATAAAGCCTGTTAAAGATATCTTAGATGAGATTAAAGCAGCACAAACAATTGATGATATCACAAAAATGTGGAGTGATAAGAAAATAATGAATTCAACAATACAGTTTTCCGTAGAGAGAGACATCAAGAATGTTTCAACTAATATATTATATATAGATTCTACAGTGCTTAGTTTAGGAGATTCTGATGAATACACTAAGCCTACTGAGATTATAGCTAAAACCAAGAAACTCACAGAAGACTATTATAATAAACTTTTAGTGCTCAGTGGATATTCGCAGGAAGAAGCAAAAACAAAAGTTGATAACATGTTTAAGTTTGAAGGAATGATAGCTGAAAATATTATGGGAAGACAAGAAAAGGCTGCAAGTACAAACTTAATTGACACTATTTATAATGAATATACATTAAGTGAATTGAATAATTTGGCACCAAATTTAAATTTACCTGTTGTTATGAAAGATTTAGGAGTAGATAAAGCCAATAAAATAATTTTAGAGGATCCAAAATGGTTAAAGGCATTTAATGATATGTATACTCAGGAAAATCTACCTCTTATAAAAAATTATATGGAAATTGTAAATTTGGTTAATGCTTCAGATTATTTAAGTGAAGATTTTGAGAATGCAAATAAAGAGTATGCCAATGAGCTGCTTGGAATAAGTGGAGCTACGCCAAAAGAAGATGACGCTGTCAGCAATGTAAACTCTATGATGGGCATGGCTATAGGAAAGATTTATGCAGAAAGATATGTTTCACAAAAGACCAAAGAAGATGTAGAAAGCATGGTTAAAGAAGTAGTAGATGTTTATAAGAAGCGAATAAATAATCTTGATTGGATGAGTGAAGCAACCAAAAAGAATGCAATTGATAAACTGGACAAATTAAATATAAGAATAGGATACCCAGATAAGTGGGTTGATTATTCAAAGGTAGATATTAAATCTTATGAAGAAGGCGGTTCGCTTTTTGATAATGCAATATCACTAAGGATTTCTGCACAGGATGAGAAATTTAATAAGATAAATCAACCAGTGGATAAGAATGATGATTTCAAGCCTCAAACAGTTAATGCGTTTTATGGACCGACAGAAAATGCAATTATTATACCAGGTGGAATAATTCAAGGTCATTTTTATGATCCGAATGCATCTAAAGAAACAAACCTAGGTGGAATTGGTGTAATTATAGGACATGAGATAAGTCATGCTTTTGATAATACTGGAGCTCAATATGATGCAGATGGAAATCTGAAGAATTGGTGGACTGATGAAGATTATAAGGAATTCACTAAAAGAACTCAAAAGGTAGTGAATTTTTATAGTCAAATTGAAGCACTACCAGGTGAGATGCTTGATGGGAACATTACTGCTGGGGAAAATATTGCAGATATTGGAGGAGCATCTTGTTTATTAGATATATTAGCTGGAATGGACAAGCCTGATTATAAAACATTTTTTCAAAGTTATGCTGTTACTTGGCGTCAAATAACAACCAAGGAATATGCAGAATATGCATTAAAGGTGGATGTTCATTCCCCTAATAAGGTCAGAGTAAATGCGGTATTAGCCCAATTCCAAAAATTCTATGATACCTATGGAATTACAGAGAAAGATGGCATGTATATAAAGCCAGAAGATAGGGTCGGAATTTGGTAA
- a CDS encoding CHAP domain-containing protein, with amino-acid sequence MKRELLRKIIAVGMTTLIVSSLNYMPASAKWISNSNNSWNWTEDGIKATGWKNIDNKWYYFDENGIMLTGWIKYSQNWYSLSNDGAMNTGWKNISGKWYHFDADGKMSTGWINDNGNRYFMESSGEMVTGSLNIDGIVYNFSDNGQLIKDENSDKENQSAPPVAQDSTSGAKPRIAYVTTNSDSLNVRAEATTSSDIIGKLAKGMQVSIIDDAKGGFYPLMLNGRKGWVSSDWISFKENDNSTTSNSTSPNGDSSGSSNVNPSDASNGNDNKSNDDNKSDDNNNKSDGNNNDKNVKEVSLGGIRTTEPSLNSKYYYSDDNIFYKVKLSPPFYSGGSQIKGNCTWYAWGRAWEITGTKPTDAGLIGNAYEWWNANKNSGKYQYGSEPRVGAIAVWKSGLPNSGGSGHVAVVEKIDNGKVYISESTWNGVTFRYRDLYETDYLYGYIYLDKPNY; translated from the coding sequence GTGAAACGAGAACTTTTGAGAAAAATAATAGCCGTTGGAATGACAACACTGATAGTTTCAAGTTTAAATTATATGCCGGCATCAGCAAAATGGATTAGTAATTCAAATAATAGCTGGAATTGGACGGAAGACGGTATCAAGGCCACTGGATGGAAGAACATAGATAATAAGTGGTATTATTTTGATGAAAACGGAATAATGCTTACAGGCTGGATTAAGTACAGCCAAAATTGGTATAGCTTATCAAATGATGGAGCTATGAATACAGGATGGAAGAATATTTCTGGAAAGTGGTATCACTTTGACGCTGATGGGAAAATGAGTACTGGATGGATTAATGACAATGGTAACCGGTATTTTATGGAGTCAAGCGGGGAAATGGTAACAGGATCTCTTAATATTGATGGAATCGTATATAATTTTTCGGATAATGGGCAATTAATAAAGGATGAAAATTCAGATAAAGAAAATCAAAGTGCACCACCAGTAGCTCAAGATAGTACGAGTGGGGCTAAGCCACGTATAGCTTATGTTACGACTAATAGTGATTCACTAAATGTCCGTGCAGAAGCAACGACTTCATCAGATATTATAGGAAAACTGGCAAAAGGTATGCAAGTTAGTATTATAGATGATGCTAAAGGCGGTTTTTATCCTTTAATGTTAAACGGACGAAAGGGTTGGGTTAGCTCTGATTGGATTAGCTTTAAGGAAAACGATAATTCTACAACATCTAATAGTACAAGTCCTAATGGAGATTCTAGTGGAAGTTCTAACGTAAATCCTTCAGATGCTAGTAATGGTAACGATAATAAAAGTAACGACGATAACAAAAGTGATGATAATAATAACAAAAGTGATGGTAATAATAATGATAAAAATGTAAAAGAGGTTTCTTTAGGTGGAATAAGAACCACAGAACCGAGCTTAAATAGTAAGTATTATTATTCTGATGATAATATTTTTTATAAAGTAAAATTATCGCCACCATTTTATAGTGGAGGAAGTCAAATTAAGGGAAATTGTACATGGTATGCATGGGGACGTGCTTGGGAAATCACAGGAACTAAGCCTACAGATGCCGGACTTATAGGAAATGCTTACGAATGGTGGAATGCAAATAAAAATAGTGGAAAATATCAATACGGCTCAGAGCCTAGAGTTGGAGCTATTGCAGTATGGAAGTCTGGTCTGCCAAACTCTGGGGGAAGTGGACATGTAGCTGTAGTAGAAAAAATTGATAATGGAAAAGTTTATATATCAGAATCTACATGGAATGGAGTAACTTTTAGATACAGGGATTTATATGAAACTGATTATTTATATGGTTATATCTATTTGGACAAGCCAAATTATTAA